Proteins encoded within one genomic window of Oncorhynchus masou masou isolate Uvic2021 chromosome 1, UVic_Omas_1.1, whole genome shotgun sequence:
- the LOC135541468 gene encoding AP2-associated protein kinase 1-like isoform X1, whose translation MKKFFDSRRELASSGPGSGAGGGGIGSSSSGGSFIGRVFTIGRYQVTVDETVAEGGFAIVFLVRTNQGVRCALKRMYVNNEHDLQVCELEIQIMRDLVGHRNIVGFLDSSITAVGAGDVWEVLILMDFCRGGQVVNLMNQRLQSGFTEPEVLQIFCDTCEAVARLHQCKTPIIHRDLKVENILLHDRGHYVLCDFGSATNRFQNPQTEGVPLVEEEIKKYTTLSYRAPEMINLYNGTVITTKADIWAMGCLLYKLCYFTLPFGESQVAICDGSFTIPDNSRYSPDMHCLIRYMLEPDPEKRPDIYQVSHFSFRLAGIECPIRNVHNSPILTKLPEPIRASEAVAKKSQSKARLTDPVPTMETSIAPRSRPKAGATQPIGILPIQPALTPRKRPNVAAGGPQPIGVLAAAQPAAAVQSVQATSPLAQTTSSQPMATPQHQQGLFMKQQAAAFFSPHQQVNQHQLVQTLYKLQQPPMLAPQSSVAVQPKASPVAPLQPPAGPVPPSPQTTAPPQPAATGPAAPDSDSDCDSEPTPLASGRGLHKVGSLTPPSSPKMGPRGGHRRILSDVTHSAVFGVPVSRSTQLLQAAAAEASLNKSKSASTTPSGSPCSSQQSVNQPGEGGAQTAPFAPSGSWNPFGDDNFSKLTAEELLNKDFTKLVETTTGERASLSTENLIPGLQPVSAAGATGKAFPAERSADILSLDAGSEMLSGPDPFNTHSLSDTPEKLIEGLKSPETCLLLPDLLPLADPFSSCGEGNSNAAAKADMYVDSLILGLDTASASLPDPLAVEDSLLGCSLLSHTSTPGVQTVCVPPSSCSSASCLDELASVSFGTAQAPADSAYLMSGFQPPEAGEKGTEDEFDPIPVLISKNSNNQELKGVSNGYAVLDEGGSEIELPGEGHRANEGCIHSSDDDEEEEDERVKEEQGRRASDVVHVVHDCIGSRPLLLDSDEEEEQGSELLLPSSQPSLSHPQLSTSSHQPTPSLCAPSLNHSHQMPQQARVVEVVPVVFFKSPFRIEQEEAGDVFANAPFQRPPVVAQQHPDVFLQAPFVKPKTHNLHPAVVHPVAPEPALLSQVATQPFRPQALAKYSRHFEGPLPHQPVTAQRVVSNVSRQAAVGPLHSWTSEVNSVDPFVSAPFHIKAPQEKP comes from the exons GAGGCTTTGCCATTGTGTTCCTGGTGCGGACCAACCAGGGGGTGCGCTGTGCTCTGAAGAGGATGTACGTCAACAACGAGCACGACCTGCAGGTCTGCGAGCTGGAGATCCAGATCATG AGGGACCTCGTGGGCCACAGGAACATTGTGGGTTTCCTGGACTCCAGTATAACTGCAGTGGGAGCAGGAGATGTCTGGGAGGTCCTCATCCTCATGGACTTCTGTCGTG GTGGTCAGGTGGTGAACCTGATGAACCAGCGTCTGCAGTCAGGCTTCACTGAGCCAGAGGTGCTGCAGATCTTCTGTGACACCTGCGAGGCCGTGGCCCGACTCCACCAGTGCAAGACGCCAATCATCCATCGAGACCTCAAG GTGGAGAATATCCTGCTCCATGACCGGGGACACTATGTGTTGTGTGACTTTGGCAGTGCCACCAACCGCTTCCAGAACCCTCAGACAGAGGGCGTTCCACTGGTGGAGGAGGAAATCAAGAA GTACACTACTCTGTCATATCGAGCCCCAGAGATGATCAACCTCTATAATGGCACGGTCATCACTACAAAGGCAGACATCTGG GCTATGGGATGCCTGCTGTATAAGCTGTGCTACTTCACCCTGCCGTTTGGGGAGAGCCAGGTGGCCATCTGTGATGGCAGCTTCACTATTCCAGACAACTCCCGCTACTCCCCGGACATGCACTGCCTCATCA GATACATGCTGGAGCCTGACCCTGAGAAGAGACCAGATATCTACCAAGTGTCCCACTTCTCCTTCAGGCTGGCCGGGATAGAATGCCCCATCCGGAACGTTCAT AACTCCCCTATTCTTACAAAACTCCCCGAACCAATCAGAGCCAGCGAAGCTGTGGCCAAAAAAAGTCAATCCAAAGCCAG GCTCACAGACCCTGTCCCTACAATGGAGACCTCCATCGCACCCCGTTCACGCCCCAAAGCTGGAGCGACCCAGCCCATAGGCATCCTGCCCATCCAGCCAGCTCTCACCCCACGCAAGAGACCCAACGTGGCTGCAGGAGGGCCCCAGCCCATAG GTGTTTTAGCCGCCGCCCAGCCTGCTGCTGCTGTCCAATCAGTTCAGGCCACATCCCCACTGGCTCAGACCACCTCTTCGCAACCCATGGCCACGCCCCAGCACCAGCAGGGTCTCTTCATGAAGCAGCAGGCAGCAGCCTTTTTCAGCCCACATCAGCAAGTCAACCAG CATCAGCTGGTGCAGACCCTCTACAAACTGCAGCAGCCTCCCATGCTGGCCCCCCAGAGCTCTGTGGCTGTGCAGCCCAAAGCTAGCCCTGTTGCTCCTCTGCAGCCACCAGCCGGCCCtgtgcccccctccccccaaacaaCAGCTCCCCCTCAGCCTGCAGCCACAGGACCTGCTGCACCTGATTCCGactctgactgtgactctgaGCCCACG CCTCTGGCATCTGGCCGTGGGCTCCACAAGGTTGGCTCCCTGACGCCCCCCTCCTCCCCAAAGATGGGCCCCCGGGGTGGCCACAGGCGCATACTGAGCGATGTCACCCACAGTGCTGTGTTTGGGGTCCCAGTCAGCAGGTCCACCCAGCTACTGCAGGCGGCTGCAGCCGAGGCCAGCCTCAACAAGTCCAA GTCAGCCAGCACCACCCCCTCTGGCTCCCCCTGCTCCTCCCAGCAGAGTGTGAACCAGCCAGGTGAGGGCGGTGCCCAGACAGCTCCTTTTGCACCGTCTGGCAGCTGGAACCCGTTTGGTGATGACAACTTTTCCAAGCTCACTGCTGAGGAGCTACTCAACAAGGATTTTACCAAGCTGGTCGAGA CTACAACAGGGGAGAGGGCCAGCCTCTCCACAGAGAACCTCATTCCAGGTCTGCAGCCTGTCTCTGCTGCTGGTGCTACAGGCAAGGCTTTCCCAG CTGAGAGATCTGCTGACATCCTGAGTTTGGATGCAGGCTCAGAGATGTTGAGTGGCCCGGACCCCTTtaacacacactccctctctgacaCCCCAG AGAAGCTGATTGAGGGACTGAAGTCCCCTGAGACTTGTCTGCTGCTCCCTGACCTTTTGCCCCTGGCTGACCCCTTCAGCAGCTGTGGAGAGGGCAATAGCAATG CTGCAGCTAAGGCTGATATGTATGTGGACTCTCTGATCCTGGGTCTGGACACAGCCTCAGCCAGCCTGCCAG accCTCTAGCTGTGGAGGACTCTCTGCTGGGCTGCTCTCTGCTGTCTCACACCTCCACCCCTGGGGTTCAAACTGTCTGtgtacctccatcctcctgctccTCTGCCTCCTGTCTGGATGAGCTGGCTTCTGTCTCATTTGGCACTGCCCAAGCACCTGCTG ACTCTGCTTACCTCATGTCGGGCTTCCAGCCACCCGAGGCTGGGGAGAAGGGCACTGAGGACGAGTTTGACCCCATCCCTGTGCTCATCTCCAAAAACTCCAACAACCAAG AGCTGAAAGGGGTGAGTAATGGTTACGCTGTGCTGGATGAGGGGGGTTCTGAAATTGAGCTGCCTGGAGAAGGTCACAGAGCAAACGAAGGCTGTATCCACTCCAgcgatgatgatgaggaggaggaagacgagagagtgaaggaggagcAGGGCAGGAGGGCCAGTGACGTGGTTCATGTGGTTCATGACTGCATTGGCTCCAGACCTTTGCTGCTGgattcagatgaagaggaggagcaggggtCTGAATtactcctcccatcctcccagccATCCCTATCACACCCACAACTCTCCACTTCCTCCCACCaacctaccccatccctctgtgcCCCATCCCTGAATCATTCCCACCAGATGCCACAGCAAGCCAGGGTGGTTGAAGTTGTCCCTGTTGTCTTCTTCAAATCCCCCTTCAGGATTGAACAAGAGGAGGCAGGCGACGTGTTCGCAAATGCCCCCTTCCAACGTCCCCCTGTTGTGGCTCAACAGCATCCAGACGTCTTCCTGCAGGCCCCCTTTGTGAAGCCCAAGACCCATAACCTTCACCCAGCTGTGGTTCACCCTGTGGCCCCTGAACCAGCCCTCTTGAGCCAGGTGGCCACACAACCTTTCCGCCCACAGGCCCTGGCCAAGTACTCCCGACACTTTGAGGGCCCCTTGCCTCACCAACCTGTGACAGCTCAGAGGGTGGTATCCAATGTGAGCAGGCAAGCTGCTGTGGGCCCCTTACACTCCTGGACTTCAGAGGTGAACTCAGTAGACCCCTTTGTCTCTGCGCCCTTTCACATCAAGGCCCCACAAGAAAAGCCCTGA
- the LOC135541468 gene encoding AP2-associated protein kinase 1-like isoform X8: MKKFFDSRRELASSGPGSGAGGGGIGSSSSGGSFIGRVFTIGRYQVTVDETVAEGGFAIVFLVRTNQGVRCALKRMYVNNEHDLQVCELEIQIMRDLVGHRNIVGFLDSSITAVGAGDVWEVLILMDFCRGGQVVNLMNQRLQSGFTEPEVLQIFCDTCEAVARLHQCKTPIIHRDLKVENILLHDRGHYVLCDFGSATNRFQNPQTEGVPLVEEEIKKYTTLSYRAPEMINLYNGTVITTKADIWAMGCLLYKLCYFTLPFGESQVAICDGSFTIPDNSRYSPDMHCLIRYMLEPDPEKRPDIYQVSHFSFRLAGIECPIRNVHNSPILTKLPEPIRASEAVAKKSQSKARLTDPVPTMETSIAPRSRPKAGATQPIGILPIQPALTPRKRPNVAAGGPQPIGVLAAAQPAAAVQSVQATSPLAQTTSSQPMATPQHQQGLFMKQQAAAFFSPHQQVNQHQLVQTLYKLQQPPMLAPQSSVAVQPKASPVAPLQPPAGPVPPSPQTTAPPQPAATGPAAPDSDSDCDSEPTPLASGRGLHKVGSLTPPSSPKMGPRGGHRRILSDVTHSAVFGVPVSRSTQLLQAAAAEASLNKSKSASTTPSGSPCSSQQSVNQPGEGGAQTAPFAPSGSWNPFGDDNFSKLTAEELLNKDFTKLVETTTGERASLSTENLIPGLQPVSAAGATGKAFPELKGVSNGYAVLDEGGSEIELPGEGHRANEGCIHSSDDDEEEEDERVKEEQGRRASDVVHVVHDCIGSRPLLLDSDEEEEQGSELLLPSSQPSLSHPQLSTSSHQPTPSLCAPSLNHSHQMPQQARVVEVVPVVFFKSPFRIEQEEAGDVFANAPFQRPPVVAQQHPDVFLQAPFVKPKTHNLHPAVVHPVAPEPALLSQVATQPFRPQALAKYSRHFEGPLPHQPVTAQRVVSNVSRQAAVGPLHSWTSEVNSVDPFVSAPFHIKAPQEKP; encoded by the exons GAGGCTTTGCCATTGTGTTCCTGGTGCGGACCAACCAGGGGGTGCGCTGTGCTCTGAAGAGGATGTACGTCAACAACGAGCACGACCTGCAGGTCTGCGAGCTGGAGATCCAGATCATG AGGGACCTCGTGGGCCACAGGAACATTGTGGGTTTCCTGGACTCCAGTATAACTGCAGTGGGAGCAGGAGATGTCTGGGAGGTCCTCATCCTCATGGACTTCTGTCGTG GTGGTCAGGTGGTGAACCTGATGAACCAGCGTCTGCAGTCAGGCTTCACTGAGCCAGAGGTGCTGCAGATCTTCTGTGACACCTGCGAGGCCGTGGCCCGACTCCACCAGTGCAAGACGCCAATCATCCATCGAGACCTCAAG GTGGAGAATATCCTGCTCCATGACCGGGGACACTATGTGTTGTGTGACTTTGGCAGTGCCACCAACCGCTTCCAGAACCCTCAGACAGAGGGCGTTCCACTGGTGGAGGAGGAAATCAAGAA GTACACTACTCTGTCATATCGAGCCCCAGAGATGATCAACCTCTATAATGGCACGGTCATCACTACAAAGGCAGACATCTGG GCTATGGGATGCCTGCTGTATAAGCTGTGCTACTTCACCCTGCCGTTTGGGGAGAGCCAGGTGGCCATCTGTGATGGCAGCTTCACTATTCCAGACAACTCCCGCTACTCCCCGGACATGCACTGCCTCATCA GATACATGCTGGAGCCTGACCCTGAGAAGAGACCAGATATCTACCAAGTGTCCCACTTCTCCTTCAGGCTGGCCGGGATAGAATGCCCCATCCGGAACGTTCAT AACTCCCCTATTCTTACAAAACTCCCCGAACCAATCAGAGCCAGCGAAGCTGTGGCCAAAAAAAGTCAATCCAAAGCCAG GCTCACAGACCCTGTCCCTACAATGGAGACCTCCATCGCACCCCGTTCACGCCCCAAAGCTGGAGCGACCCAGCCCATAGGCATCCTGCCCATCCAGCCAGCTCTCACCCCACGCAAGAGACCCAACGTGGCTGCAGGAGGGCCCCAGCCCATAG GTGTTTTAGCCGCCGCCCAGCCTGCTGCTGCTGTCCAATCAGTTCAGGCCACATCCCCACTGGCTCAGACCACCTCTTCGCAACCCATGGCCACGCCCCAGCACCAGCAGGGTCTCTTCATGAAGCAGCAGGCAGCAGCCTTTTTCAGCCCACATCAGCAAGTCAACCAG CATCAGCTGGTGCAGACCCTCTACAAACTGCAGCAGCCTCCCATGCTGGCCCCCCAGAGCTCTGTGGCTGTGCAGCCCAAAGCTAGCCCTGTTGCTCCTCTGCAGCCACCAGCCGGCCCtgtgcccccctccccccaaacaaCAGCTCCCCCTCAGCCTGCAGCCACAGGACCTGCTGCACCTGATTCCGactctgactgtgactctgaGCCCACG CCTCTGGCATCTGGCCGTGGGCTCCACAAGGTTGGCTCCCTGACGCCCCCCTCCTCCCCAAAGATGGGCCCCCGGGGTGGCCACAGGCGCATACTGAGCGATGTCACCCACAGTGCTGTGTTTGGGGTCCCAGTCAGCAGGTCCACCCAGCTACTGCAGGCGGCTGCAGCCGAGGCCAGCCTCAACAAGTCCAA GTCAGCCAGCACCACCCCCTCTGGCTCCCCCTGCTCCTCCCAGCAGAGTGTGAACCAGCCAGGTGAGGGCGGTGCCCAGACAGCTCCTTTTGCACCGTCTGGCAGCTGGAACCCGTTTGGTGATGACAACTTTTCCAAGCTCACTGCTGAGGAGCTACTCAACAAGGATTTTACCAAGCTGGTCGAGA CTACAACAGGGGAGAGGGCCAGCCTCTCCACAGAGAACCTCATTCCAGGTCTGCAGCCTGTCTCTGCTGCTGGTGCTACAGGCAAGGCTTTCCCAG AGCTGAAAGGGGTGAGTAATGGTTACGCTGTGCTGGATGAGGGGGGTTCTGAAATTGAGCTGCCTGGAGAAGGTCACAGAGCAAACGAAGGCTGTATCCACTCCAgcgatgatgatgaggaggaggaagacgagagagtgaaggaggagcAGGGCAGGAGGGCCAGTGACGTGGTTCATGTGGTTCATGACTGCATTGGCTCCAGACCTTTGCTGCTGgattcagatgaagaggaggagcaggggtCTGAATtactcctcccatcctcccagccATCCCTATCACACCCACAACTCTCCACTTCCTCCCACCaacctaccccatccctctgtgcCCCATCCCTGAATCATTCCCACCAGATGCCACAGCAAGCCAGGGTGGTTGAAGTTGTCCCTGTTGTCTTCTTCAAATCCCCCTTCAGGATTGAACAAGAGGAGGCAGGCGACGTGTTCGCAAATGCCCCCTTCCAACGTCCCCCTGTTGTGGCTCAACAGCATCCAGACGTCTTCCTGCAGGCCCCCTTTGTGAAGCCCAAGACCCATAACCTTCACCCAGCTGTGGTTCACCCTGTGGCCCCTGAACCAGCCCTCTTGAGCCAGGTGGCCACACAACCTTTCCGCCCACAGGCCCTGGCCAAGTACTCCCGACACTTTGAGGGCCCCTTGCCTCACCAACCTGTGACAGCTCAGAGGGTGGTATCCAATGTGAGCAGGCAAGCTGCTGTGGGCCCCTTACACTCCTGGACTTCAGAGGTGAACTCAGTAGACCCCTTTGTCTCTGCGCCCTTTCACATCAAGGCCCCACAAGAAAAGCCCTGA
- the LOC135541468 gene encoding AP2-associated protein kinase 1-like isoform X9 codes for MKKFFDSRRELASSGPGSGAGGGGIGSSSSGGSFIGRVFTIGRYQVTVDETVAEGGFAIVFLVRTNQGVRCALKRMYVNNEHDLQVCELEIQIMRDLVGHRNIVGFLDSSITAVGAGDVWEVLILMDFCRGGQVVNLMNQRLQSGFTEPEVLQIFCDTCEAVARLHQCKTPIIHRDLKVENILLHDRGHYVLCDFGSATNRFQNPQTEGVPLVEEEIKKYTTLSYRAPEMINLYNGTVITTKADIWAMGCLLYKLCYFTLPFGESQVAICDGSFTIPDNSRYSPDMHCLIRYMLEPDPEKRPDIYQVSHFSFRLAGIECPIRNVHNSPILTKLPEPIRASEAVAKKSQSKARLTDPVPTMETSIAPRSRPKAGATQPIGILPIQPALTPRKRPNVAAGGPQPIGVLAAAQPAAAVQSVQATSPLAQTTSSQPMATPQHQQGLFMKQQAAAFFSPHQQVNQHQLVQTLYKLQQPPMLAPQSSVAVQPKASPVAPLQPPAGPVPPSPQTTAPPQPAATGPAAPDSDSDCDSEPTPLASGRGLHKVGSLTPPSSPKMGPRGGHRRILSDVTHSAVFGVPVSRSTQLLQAAAAEASLNKSKSASTTPSGSPCSSQQSVNQPGEGGAQTAPFAPSGSWNPFGDDNFSKLTAEELLNKDFTKLVETTTGERASLSTENLIPGLQPVSAAGATGKAFPAERSADILSLDAGSEMLSGPDPFNTHSLSDTPEKLIEGLKSPETCLLLPDLLPLADPFSSCGEGNSNAAAKADMYVDSLILGLDTASASLPDPLAVEDSLLGCSLLSHTSTPGVQTVCVPPSSCSSASCLDELASVSFGTAQAPADSAYLMSGFQPPEAGEKGTEDEFDPIPVLISKNSNNQGGHSRSNSGSSESSIPNMARSLLLVDQLIDL; via the exons GAGGCTTTGCCATTGTGTTCCTGGTGCGGACCAACCAGGGGGTGCGCTGTGCTCTGAAGAGGATGTACGTCAACAACGAGCACGACCTGCAGGTCTGCGAGCTGGAGATCCAGATCATG AGGGACCTCGTGGGCCACAGGAACATTGTGGGTTTCCTGGACTCCAGTATAACTGCAGTGGGAGCAGGAGATGTCTGGGAGGTCCTCATCCTCATGGACTTCTGTCGTG GTGGTCAGGTGGTGAACCTGATGAACCAGCGTCTGCAGTCAGGCTTCACTGAGCCAGAGGTGCTGCAGATCTTCTGTGACACCTGCGAGGCCGTGGCCCGACTCCACCAGTGCAAGACGCCAATCATCCATCGAGACCTCAAG GTGGAGAATATCCTGCTCCATGACCGGGGACACTATGTGTTGTGTGACTTTGGCAGTGCCACCAACCGCTTCCAGAACCCTCAGACAGAGGGCGTTCCACTGGTGGAGGAGGAAATCAAGAA GTACACTACTCTGTCATATCGAGCCCCAGAGATGATCAACCTCTATAATGGCACGGTCATCACTACAAAGGCAGACATCTGG GCTATGGGATGCCTGCTGTATAAGCTGTGCTACTTCACCCTGCCGTTTGGGGAGAGCCAGGTGGCCATCTGTGATGGCAGCTTCACTATTCCAGACAACTCCCGCTACTCCCCGGACATGCACTGCCTCATCA GATACATGCTGGAGCCTGACCCTGAGAAGAGACCAGATATCTACCAAGTGTCCCACTTCTCCTTCAGGCTGGCCGGGATAGAATGCCCCATCCGGAACGTTCAT AACTCCCCTATTCTTACAAAACTCCCCGAACCAATCAGAGCCAGCGAAGCTGTGGCCAAAAAAAGTCAATCCAAAGCCAG GCTCACAGACCCTGTCCCTACAATGGAGACCTCCATCGCACCCCGTTCACGCCCCAAAGCTGGAGCGACCCAGCCCATAGGCATCCTGCCCATCCAGCCAGCTCTCACCCCACGCAAGAGACCCAACGTGGCTGCAGGAGGGCCCCAGCCCATAG GTGTTTTAGCCGCCGCCCAGCCTGCTGCTGCTGTCCAATCAGTTCAGGCCACATCCCCACTGGCTCAGACCACCTCTTCGCAACCCATGGCCACGCCCCAGCACCAGCAGGGTCTCTTCATGAAGCAGCAGGCAGCAGCCTTTTTCAGCCCACATCAGCAAGTCAACCAG CATCAGCTGGTGCAGACCCTCTACAAACTGCAGCAGCCTCCCATGCTGGCCCCCCAGAGCTCTGTGGCTGTGCAGCCCAAAGCTAGCCCTGTTGCTCCTCTGCAGCCACCAGCCGGCCCtgtgcccccctccccccaaacaaCAGCTCCCCCTCAGCCTGCAGCCACAGGACCTGCTGCACCTGATTCCGactctgactgtgactctgaGCCCACG CCTCTGGCATCTGGCCGTGGGCTCCACAAGGTTGGCTCCCTGACGCCCCCCTCCTCCCCAAAGATGGGCCCCCGGGGTGGCCACAGGCGCATACTGAGCGATGTCACCCACAGTGCTGTGTTTGGGGTCCCAGTCAGCAGGTCCACCCAGCTACTGCAGGCGGCTGCAGCCGAGGCCAGCCTCAACAAGTCCAA GTCAGCCAGCACCACCCCCTCTGGCTCCCCCTGCTCCTCCCAGCAGAGTGTGAACCAGCCAGGTGAGGGCGGTGCCCAGACAGCTCCTTTTGCACCGTCTGGCAGCTGGAACCCGTTTGGTGATGACAACTTTTCCAAGCTCACTGCTGAGGAGCTACTCAACAAGGATTTTACCAAGCTGGTCGAGA CTACAACAGGGGAGAGGGCCAGCCTCTCCACAGAGAACCTCATTCCAGGTCTGCAGCCTGTCTCTGCTGCTGGTGCTACAGGCAAGGCTTTCCCAG CTGAGAGATCTGCTGACATCCTGAGTTTGGATGCAGGCTCAGAGATGTTGAGTGGCCCGGACCCCTTtaacacacactccctctctgacaCCCCAG AGAAGCTGATTGAGGGACTGAAGTCCCCTGAGACTTGTCTGCTGCTCCCTGACCTTTTGCCCCTGGCTGACCCCTTCAGCAGCTGTGGAGAGGGCAATAGCAATG CTGCAGCTAAGGCTGATATGTATGTGGACTCTCTGATCCTGGGTCTGGACACAGCCTCAGCCAGCCTGCCAG accCTCTAGCTGTGGAGGACTCTCTGCTGGGCTGCTCTCTGCTGTCTCACACCTCCACCCCTGGGGTTCAAACTGTCTGtgtacctccatcctcctgctccTCTGCCTCCTGTCTGGATGAGCTGGCTTCTGTCTCATTTGGCACTGCCCAAGCACCTGCTG ACTCTGCTTACCTCATGTCGGGCTTCCAGCCACCCGAGGCTGGGGAGAAGGGCACTGAGGACGAGTTTGACCCCATCCCTGTGCTCATCTCCAAAAACTCCAACAACCAAG GTGGTCACTCGCGCAGCAACAGTGGCAGTTCAGAGTCCAGCATCCCCAACATGGCCCGCTCCCTTCTGCTGGTGGATCAGCTCATCGACCTCTAG